In a genomic window of Halobiforma lacisalsi AJ5:
- a CDS encoding ArsR/SmtB family transcription factor translates to MSEELDDPTDALEALGDETRLAILRTLAEADEPLPFSELRDRVGVRDSGRFNYHLSRLCEYFVRERTDGYELGHAGTRLIATADAATTDAAMAGAEGTDGTEPAAESNDGCPVCGEENCEKLIHVHLRTPWFGPDRG, encoded by the coding sequence ATGAGCGAGGAACTGGACGACCCGACCGACGCGCTCGAGGCGCTCGGCGACGAGACGCGTCTGGCGATCCTGCGGACGCTGGCGGAGGCCGACGAACCGCTCCCGTTCTCGGAGCTCCGGGACCGCGTCGGCGTCCGGGACTCGGGGCGGTTCAACTATCACCTCTCCCGGCTCTGTGAGTACTTCGTCCGCGAGCGGACCGACGGCTACGAACTCGGCCACGCCGGGACGCGACTCATCGCGACGGCGGACGCGGCAACGACGGACGCAGCGATGGCCGGCGCGGAGGGCACGGACGGGACGGAACCGGCCGCCGAGTCGAACGACGGCTGTCCGGTCTGCGGCGAGGAGAACTGCGAGAAGCTCATTCACGTCCACCTGCGGACGCCCTGGTTCGGGCCCGACCGGGGCTGA
- the ric gene encoding iron-sulfur cluster repair di-iron protein: protein MTNVSIDPDASLGDLVESNPEFAPVFESLGIDYCCGGSQSLSAACEANDLEIEAVRDRLEGALTDDDANDTAPEWNSLTQLTNVIVWEHHRPLRTDLPDLEALVEKVARVHGDSHPELREAEAEFRELKADILEHVDDEELIAFPIVKKLDTGTELAADEREDLLAEIESLEDDHDETAARLERLHELTDGYQPPEDACMSYREMLRRLEELERDTHMHVHRENNVLFPKAATKLEEAYGVRPSPSG from the coding sequence ATGACGAACGTCTCCATCGACCCGGACGCATCGCTCGGCGATCTCGTCGAATCGAACCCCGAATTCGCTCCCGTCTTCGAATCGCTCGGCATCGACTACTGCTGTGGCGGCTCCCAGTCCCTCTCGGCGGCCTGCGAGGCAAACGACCTCGAGATCGAGGCGGTCCGTGATCGCCTCGAGGGGGCGCTGACGGACGACGACGCGAACGACACCGCGCCCGAGTGGAACTCGCTGACCCAGCTGACGAACGTCATCGTCTGGGAACATCACCGGCCCCTGCGTACTGACCTCCCGGATCTCGAGGCCCTCGTCGAGAAAGTCGCCCGGGTACACGGCGACTCCCACCCGGAACTCCGGGAGGCCGAGGCCGAGTTCCGCGAGTTGAAAGCCGACATCCTCGAGCACGTCGACGATGAGGAACTGATTGCCTTCCCGATCGTCAAGAAGCTCGATACCGGCACTGAACTCGCCGCCGACGAGCGCGAGGACCTGCTCGCGGAGATCGAGAGCCTCGAGGATGACCACGACGAGACGGCCGCCCGACTCGAGCGGCTGCACGAACTCACCGACGGCTACCAGCCCCCGGAGGACGCCTGCATGAGCTACCGCGAGATGCTCCGCCGCCTCGAGGAACTCGAGCGGGACACCCACATGCACGTCCACCGGGAAAACAACGTGTTGTTCCCGAAGGCGGCGACGAAACTCGAGGAGGCGTACGGCGTTCGGCCGTCGCCGTCGGGCTGA
- a CDS encoding PspA/IM30 family protein, producing the protein MGILSRTSYVIRSKINSLLNRAEDPTETLDYSYEQMRDQLQEVKRGIADLTTQKKRLEMQKRRLEDNVEKHNEQARTAVQQGREDLARRALEKKKTKMNQIEDLERQISELQSQQDSLIEQKNDLQTRIEEFRTKKETMKARHEAAKASSTVSEAMTATGEEFEDVGRAIERAEEQTEDMEARAAALDELHESGAFDDVMSDKDSIDRELEEMTADSGVEAELETLKSEVGEGEAERETAETEPEPEPEPTPEASDAPEVDESELEDLEADVDDEEIEAELAELQDEERD; encoded by the coding sequence ATGGGCATCCTCTCTCGGACCTCCTACGTCATCCGGTCGAAGATCAACTCGCTGCTCAACCGGGCGGAGGACCCGACCGAAACGCTGGACTACTCCTACGAGCAGATGCGCGACCAGCTCCAGGAGGTCAAACGTGGCATCGCCGACCTCACAACACAGAAAAAGCGCCTCGAGATGCAGAAACGTCGCCTCGAGGACAACGTCGAGAAACACAACGAACAGGCCCGGACTGCCGTCCAGCAGGGCCGTGAGGATCTGGCGCGGCGCGCCCTCGAGAAGAAGAAGACGAAGATGAACCAGATCGAGGATCTCGAGCGCCAGATTTCGGAACTACAGAGCCAGCAGGACAGCCTGATCGAACAGAAGAACGACCTCCAGACCCGCATCGAGGAGTTCCGCACGAAGAAGGAGACGATGAAGGCCCGCCACGAGGCTGCCAAGGCGAGTTCGACGGTCTCGGAGGCGATGACCGCCACGGGCGAGGAGTTCGAGGACGTCGGCCGGGCGATCGAACGCGCCGAGGAACAGACCGAGGACATGGAGGCACGAGCGGCCGCGCTCGACGAACTCCACGAATCCGGCGCGTTCGACGACGTCATGTCCGACAAGGACAGCATCGACCGCGAACTCGAGGAGATGACCGCAGACAGCGGCGTCGAGGCGGAACTCGAGACGCTCAAGTCCGAGGTCGGCGAGGGAGAGGCCGAACGCGAGACGGCGGAGACCGAACCCGAACCCGAACCCGAACCGACTCCCGAGGCGAGCGACGCGCCCGAAGTCGACGAATCCGAACTCGAGGACCTCGAAGCCGACGTCGACGACGAGGAGATCGAGGCGGAACTCGCGGAACTCCAGGACGAGGAGCGGGACTGA
- a CDS encoding FxLYD domain-containing protein, giving the protein MTRGPSFERRRALAALGSGVATAIAGCLGDGGLAISGDPRYEEGTVDVGDDAENRSAQEMTAAEALAQQEVNDSVTRIDVLELVEHEFVLEDDYRGSTVQGTVENTGSDRIELAEVRVRVYDDDGAQLGRYLATVGDLEGGARWSFQVIVLQSPGDIARYDVTALGTPT; this is encoded by the coding sequence ATGACGCGCGGACCGTCGTTCGAGCGCCGTCGAGCCCTCGCCGCGCTCGGGTCCGGCGTCGCAACCGCCATCGCCGGCTGTCTCGGCGACGGCGGCCTGGCGATCAGCGGCGATCCACGGTACGAGGAAGGGACCGTCGACGTCGGGGACGACGCGGAGAACCGTTCGGCCCAGGAAATGACCGCGGCGGAGGCACTCGCCCAACAGGAAGTCAACGACAGCGTGACGAGGATCGACGTCCTCGAACTCGTCGAACACGAGTTCGTCCTCGAGGACGACTATCGCGGTTCGACCGTCCAGGGAACCGTCGAAAACACGGGCAGCGATCGGATCGAACTCGCCGAAGTGCGAGTTCGCGTCTACGACGACGACGGCGCACAACTCGGCCGCTATCTCGCGACCGTCGGCGACCTCGAGGGCGGCGCTCGCTGGTCGTTCCAGGTCATCGTCCTGCAGTCGCCCGGAGATATCGCTCGCTACGACGTGACGGCGCTCGGTACCCCGACGTAG
- a CDS encoding Cdc6/Cdc18 family protein, with amino-acid sequence MATEPAAGIDAISQLEQAVLLGVAKLHEADETPVDTHEIGRTCRKEIAEGSDRLGTIREADVIRSLYRLEDEDLVEEIDANRTSPTGKGRPAYELAVDPDAVYEAVDEALLDD; translated from the coding sequence ATGGCCACCGAGCCAGCAGCCGGGATCGACGCCATCTCCCAGCTCGAGCAGGCCGTCCTGCTCGGCGTCGCGAAACTGCACGAGGCGGACGAAACGCCCGTCGACACCCACGAGATCGGACGCACCTGCCGGAAGGAGATCGCGGAGGGCTCCGACCGTCTCGGGACGATCCGCGAGGCGGACGTGATCCGATCGCTGTACCGACTCGAGGACGAGGATCTCGTCGAGGAGATCGACGCGAACCGGACGTCGCCGACGGGGAAGGGGCGGCCGGCGTACGAACTCGCCGTCGATCCGGACGCGGTGTACGAGGCGGTCGACGAGGCGCTACTCGACGACTGA
- a CDS encoding class I SAM-dependent methyltransferase, whose product MEVPSTVERALADRTIDGRRCLEAGAGVGNTTAGLLEAGAREVHAVTNDPDHAAAVRDRLADRGDGDRATVHLADLRSVPLPDDSVEVVTAHALCNVLAPAQLEVIAGELTRVAAPGATLVVDDYAPIPDSPVRELFAVENAVAELADADPALTFYPATGLRRLFTGHGWSHDRTETILEPVPWTADLLEAHVDVVRDRAAGLPDDLAGPLLERAERLAADIGDAAVGEMYSLAMRYPEA is encoded by the coding sequence ATGGAAGTCCCGAGTACGGTCGAGCGAGCGCTCGCGGACCGGACGATCGACGGCCGACGCTGCCTCGAGGCCGGCGCGGGCGTCGGCAACACGACAGCCGGACTGCTCGAGGCCGGCGCACGGGAGGTCCACGCCGTCACGAACGATCCGGACCACGCGGCGGCGGTCCGCGACCGGCTCGCCGACCGTGGCGACGGTGACCGCGCGACGGTCCACCTGGCGGACCTGCGTTCGGTCCCGCTTCCGGACGACTCCGTCGAGGTCGTCACCGCCCACGCGCTGTGCAACGTCCTCGCGCCGGCACAACTCGAGGTGATCGCCGGGGAACTGACCCGGGTCGCCGCCCCCGGCGCGACGCTCGTCGTCGACGACTACGCGCCGATCCCCGATTCGCCGGTCCGCGAACTGTTCGCCGTCGAGAACGCGGTCGCGGAACTGGCGGACGCCGACCCCGCACTGACGTTCTACCCTGCCACGGGTCTGCGACGGCTGTTTACCGGCCACGGCTGGAGCCACGACCGGACCGAGACGATCCTCGAGCCCGTGCCGTGGACGGCGGACCTCCTCGAGGCCCACGTCGACGTCGTGCGGGACCGCGCGGCGGGCCTGCCCGACGACCTCGCCGGGCCGCTTCTGGAACGGGCCGAACGGCTCGCGGCCGATATCGGCGACGCGGCGGTCGGCGAGATGTACAGCCTCGCGATGCGGTATCCCGAGGCGTAG
- a CDS encoding alpha/beta hydrolase — translation MTDILVPGARDVRGTLEEPEGETDAIVVACPPHPQHGGSRSNGRLVAVADALTDLGSRSDADPPVESGIACLRFDYGDWDEGDGERIDVRNAVRWAAERYDRVGLFGYSFGATLSLVVASELEAVDAVAALAPTARLAEDLDAVAALDALSPSRPVQVLYGERDETVDWEPVVERATDRGDDVVSIPADHFFVGQDRKIADGVSGFFASALVE, via the coding sequence ATGACCGATATTCTGGTGCCCGGCGCACGCGACGTCCGCGGCACGCTCGAGGAACCCGAGGGTGAGACGGACGCGATCGTCGTCGCCTGTCCGCCCCACCCTCAACACGGCGGCTCGCGCAGCAACGGTCGGCTCGTCGCCGTCGCGGACGCACTGACCGATCTCGGATCGAGATCCGACGCCGATCCGCCGGTCGAGTCGGGGATCGCCTGCCTCCGCTTCGACTACGGCGACTGGGACGAAGGCGACGGCGAGCGGATCGACGTGCGCAACGCCGTCCGCTGGGCCGCTGAGCGGTACGATCGCGTCGGCCTCTTCGGCTACAGCTTCGGCGCGACGCTCTCGCTGGTGGTCGCAAGCGAACTCGAGGCGGTCGACGCCGTCGCCGCTCTGGCACCGACCGCTCGACTGGCCGAGGACCTCGACGCCGTGGCCGCGCTGGACGCGCTGTCGCCGTCCCGGCCGGTCCAGGTGCTGTACGGCGAGCGCGACGAGACCGTCGACTGGGAACCGGTCGTCGAGCGGGCGACCGACCGCGGCGACGACGTGGTCTCGATCCCCGCGGACCACTTCTTCGTCGGGCAGGACCGGAAAATAGCCGACGGTGTCTCCGGGTTCTTCGCCTCGGCGTTGGTCGAGTGA